One window of Gloeothece citriformis PCC 7424 genomic DNA carries:
- a CDS encoding DUF3611 family protein, translating into MPELPLNQDNSLLSHRINAAFRRLGWIAFWIQIVLAFIPIGVLLFALLVRHTAPEGIGTILELALAYGCLLFLAFSILWSFRYIKLGQQLTSPSRVPSEDRVKQTLWIGIVVNSGGMIVSVLVAMAAVGTMLFRVLTLPPGAMPMFDQRQGLSPTVLNSSQWIVPLDVVWLQALINTIAAQLVGIIVSLFLLYRVNQGGTNRRK; encoded by the coding sequence ATGCCAGAACTTCCCCTTAATCAGGACAATTCCTTACTTTCCCACCGTATAAATGCGGCATTTCGTCGCCTAGGATGGATTGCTTTTTGGATTCAGATCGTGTTAGCCTTCATTCCCATCGGAGTTTTGCTTTTCGCCTTATTGGTTCGCCACACTGCACCAGAAGGAATAGGAACTATCCTAGAACTCGCTTTGGCCTACGGATGTCTGCTATTTTTGGCGTTCTCTATTTTATGGAGTTTTCGTTATATTAAATTGGGTCAACAATTAACCTCTCCGAGTCGAGTGCCTTCTGAAGACCGAGTTAAGCAGACTTTATGGATAGGAATAGTGGTCAATTCGGGGGGGATGATAGTTTCGGTGTTGGTGGCGATGGCCGCAGTCGGGACAATGTTATTTAGGGTGTTGACACTCCCTCCGGGTGCGATGCCAATGTTTGATCAGCGTCAAGGGTTAAGTCCAACAGTGTTGAATTCTAGTCAATGGATCGTTCCTTTAGATGTGGTTTGGTTACAAGCTTTAATTAATACCATTGCTGCTCAATTGGTAGGAATTATTGTTAGTTTGTTTTTACTTTATCGAGTGAATCAAGGGGGAACTAATCGGAGAAAGTGA